From the genome of Deinococcus sp. AJ005, one region includes:
- a CDS encoding molybdopterin oxidoreductase family protein, whose amino-acid sequence MVKPPLSQEEFLDTYGPTLHYAPPGGFSSVEDYDALVDTHCCFCGQQCGIKLKVKNNAIVGFEPRYDFPFNKGKLCPKGIKRYLQGSHPDRLLHPMRRTEHGYQQITWDEALNETVSKIQEIQAKYGRNSFAMLSGVSLTNEKSYLVGKFARLALQTANLDYNGRLCMVSAGAGNKKAYGIDRASNHWEDITEAKVIFIIGTNIAECFPITTDYIWRARDKGAKIIYADPRMVPMARTADLYLPLRCGSDSALLMSMLHVIIRDGLTDEAFIEAHTTGFGDVRAAVADATPKWAAEITGVPAAKIEQAARWYGEAETGMILHARGLEHQVKGVENVMSCANLALATGKIGKPGCGHSTITGQGNGQGGREHGHKCDQLPGNRDITNPEHRKYICEVWGITDEELPGKGITAQEILNEIHEGKIKGLLSICFNPLVSLPDANFNREALNKLEHYTVIDFFLSETAQHADIVLPGSLQEEDEGTTTSGEGRVIKINAPVTPPGEARRDWEILLDIAGRLGRGKYFQFNNTQEIFNELRLASRGGTADYSGITWEKIVDTQGIFWPCPQTTDEGKVTMHSDHLDDRHPGTPRLYEGGKFYHPDGKAHFNAVNWRESAEVVDDEYPIWFTTGRVVSQYLSGSQTRRIGPLVDQFPHPKLELHPRMARELNIKTDDWVTIQTRRGEVIIQANVVNTIRPDTVFMAYHWGGKQSANLLTQRALDPISKIPEYKVSACRVRLATPEEQAEGERTQFLSSRTEKNLPAGYNLAERRKELRR is encoded by the coding sequence ATGGTCAAGCCACCCCTTTCTCAGGAAGAGTTTCTGGACACCTACGGCCCCACGCTGCACTACGCGCCGCCCGGAGGTTTCAGCAGCGTGGAAGATTACGACGCGCTGGTGGACACCCATTGCTGCTTTTGCGGCCAGCAGTGCGGCATCAAGTTGAAGGTCAAAAACAATGCGATTGTAGGTTTTGAGCCGCGCTATGACTTTCCCTTCAACAAAGGCAAGCTGTGTCCCAAGGGCATCAAACGGTATCTACAAGGCTCGCACCCGGATAGGTTGCTCCACCCGATGCGCCGCACCGAGCACGGCTACCAGCAGATCACCTGGGACGAGGCGCTAAACGAAACCGTGTCCAAGATTCAGGAGATTCAGGCCAAGTACGGCAGGAACAGCTTTGCCATGCTGTCGGGCGTCTCGTTGACCAACGAGAAGAGCTATCTGGTGGGCAAGTTTGCCCGGCTGGCCCTGCAAACGGCCAATCTGGATTACAACGGACGGCTGTGCATGGTCTCGGCGGGTGCGGGCAACAAGAAGGCCTACGGCATTGACCGCGCCAGCAACCACTGGGAGGACATCACCGAGGCCAAGGTCATCTTCATCATCGGCACCAACATCGCCGAGTGTTTTCCGATCACCACCGATTACATCTGGCGGGCGCGGGACAAGGGCGCAAAGATCATCTACGCCGATCCGCGCATGGTGCCGATGGCCCGTACCGCAGACCTGTACCTCCCGCTGCGCTGCGGCAGCGACAGCGCCCTGCTGATGTCCATGCTGCACGTCATCATCCGAGACGGGCTGACCGATGAAGCGTTCATTGAGGCCCACACGACAGGTTTTGGTGATGTTCGCGCCGCTGTGGCCGACGCCACGCCCAAATGGGCCGCCGAGATCACCGGGGTTCCTGCCGCCAAGATTGAACAGGCCGCCCGCTGGTACGGCGAGGCCGAGACGGGCATGATCCTGCACGCACGCGGCCTGGAACATCAGGTCAAGGGCGTGGAGAACGTCATGTCCTGCGCCAACCTCGCGCTGGCGACGGGCAAGATCGGCAAGCCGGGCTGCGGCCACTCCACCATCACCGGACAGGGCAACGGCCAGGGCGGGCGCGAACACGGCCACAAGTGCGATCAGCTCCCCGGCAACCGCGACATCACCAACCCCGAACACCGCAAGTACATCTGCGAGGTGTGGGGCATCACCGACGAGGAACTGCCCGGCAAGGGCATCACCGCGCAGGAAATCCTCAACGAGATCCACGAGGGCAAGATCAAGGGTCTGCTGAGCATCTGCTTCAACCCGCTCGTCTCGCTGCCCGACGCCAATTTCAACCGCGAGGCGCTGAACAAGCTGGAGCATTACACGGTCATCGACTTCTTCCTCTCGGAGACCGCGCAACACGCCGATATCGTGCTGCCCGGCAGTTTGCAGGAAGAGGACGAGGGCACCACCACCAGCGGCGAGGGCCGCGTCATCAAGATCAACGCGCCGGTGACCCCACCCGGCGAGGCGAGGCGCGACTGGGAAATTCTGCTGGACATTGCGGGCCGCCTGGGCCGGGGCAAATACTTCCAGTTCAACAACACCCAGGAAATCTTCAACGAATTGCGGCTGGCCTCGCGCGGTGGCACTGCCGACTACAGCGGCATCACCTGGGAAAAGATCGTGGACACCCAGGGCATTTTCTGGCCCTGTCCGCAGACCACCGATGAGGGAAAAGTCACCATGCACAGCGATCACCTGGATGACCGTCACCCTGGCACGCCCCGGTTGTACGAGGGCGGCAAGTTCTATCACCCCGACGGCAAGGCGCATTTCAACGCGGTCAACTGGCGTGAGAGTGCCGAAGTCGTGGACGACGAGTACCCGATCTGGTTCACCACCGGCCGGGTGGTCAGTCAGTACCTCAGCGGCTCGCAGACCCGGCGCATCGGGCCACTGGTGGATCAGTTCCCGCATCCCAAGCTGGAACTGCACCCACGTATGGCGAGGGAACTCAACATCAAGACCGACGACTGGGTGACCATTCAGACGCGGCGAGGTGAGGTCATCATTCAGGCCAACGTGGTCAACACCATCCGGCCTGACACGGTGTTCATGGCCTACCACTGGGGCGGCAAGCAAAGTGCCAACCTGCTGACCCAGCGGGCGCTAGACCCCATCTCCAAGATTCCTGAATACAAGGTCTCGGCCTGCCGCGTCCGCCTCGCCACGCCGGAAGAACAGGCCGAGGGCGAGCGCACCCAATTCCTGAGTTCCCGCACTGAGAAGAACCTGCCCGCTGGCTACAACCTGGCGGAGCGTCGTAAGGAGCTGCGCCGATGA
- a CDS encoding MFS transporter has product MLNPSPPALPPRRDTEPVRVPVMDVTLDRRGLLYGLTFATLLTIAVYFGSQRFHGFDGALAGYCFATIFALFGVVYRYVVWLQRPPTRMYWKRGWQLFWQPGQRLHNMGLFFKAGWEKMIEQRFIRRRSRKRWLAHQLIFWGCIIAILITFPLTFGWLRFESDFAKPSDYMIVLMGQRLDFFTFPARSALGWLIMHGLNVAAVLCLGGIALVLGRRIKDEAELATQRFDNDILPLILLFAVSVTGMMLTASNLFLDGKFYYWITTTHAVTVYLWLLYLPFGKFFHIFQRIANVGVWFYKAAGANGPQAKCARCDTEYMSQMQQDDLKTILPDLGLDYTHSQVGNWQNLCPSCRRKLLTLNQFRATGKEFM; this is encoded by the coding sequence ATGCTTAACCCTTCCCCGCCCGCGCTGCCGCCCCGGCGCGACACCGAACCCGTGCGGGTCCCGGTGATGGACGTGACCCTGGATCGCCGGGGACTGCTGTACGGCCTGACCTTCGCCACATTGTTGACTATCGCCGTGTATTTCGGCTCTCAGCGTTTCCACGGCTTTGACGGAGCGCTGGCCGGATACTGCTTCGCCACCATCTTCGCGCTGTTTGGGGTGGTCTACCGCTACGTGGTGTGGCTCCAGCGCCCGCCCACCCGCATGTACTGGAAACGCGGCTGGCAACTGTTCTGGCAGCCGGGCCAGCGCCTGCACAATATGGGCCTGTTCTTCAAGGCGGGCTGGGAAAAGATGATTGAGCAGCGCTTTATCCGCAGGCGCTCGCGCAAACGCTGGCTGGCGCACCAGTTGATCTTCTGGGGCTGCATCATCGCCATTCTGATCACCTTTCCGCTCACCTTTGGGTGGCTGCGCTTTGAGAGCGACTTTGCCAAACCCAGCGATTACATGATCGTGCTGATGGGCCAGCGGCTGGACTTCTTCACCTTCCCCGCCCGCAGTGCGCTGGGCTGGCTGATCATGCACGGGCTGAACGTGGCCGCCGTGCTGTGCCTGGGCGGCATTGCGCTGGTGCTGGGGCGGCGCATCAAGGACGAGGCCGAACTGGCCACGCAGCGCTTTGACAACGACATCTTGCCGCTGATCCTGCTGTTCGCAGTGTCCGTGACCGGCATGATGCTGACCGCTTCCAACCTGTTCCTGGACGGCAAGTTCTATTACTGGATCACCACCACCCACGCCGTCACCGTGTACCTGTGGCTGCTGTACCTGCCGTTCGGGAAGTTCTTCCACATTTTCCAGCGCATCGCCAACGTTGGCGTGTGGTTCTACAAAGCCGCCGGAGCCAATGGCCCGCAGGCCAAATGCGCCCGCTGCGACACCGAATACATGAGCCAGATGCAGCAAGATGACCTTAAAACCATCCTGCCCGATCTGGGCCTGGATTACACCCATTCGCAGGTGGGCAACTGGCAGAACCTGTGCCCCAGTTGCCGCCGCAAGCTGCTGACCCTGAACCAGTTCCGGGCCACGGGCAAGGAGTTCATGTAA